From one Caldalkalibacillus salinus genomic stretch:
- a CDS encoding NADPH-dependent FMN reductase: protein GFGATNTVNTLQQICRNLHAWPLPSSPSVPRSYAAFTEDGQLKDEKLQQRLETLGHHLVKELRIRANAEL from the coding sequence GGCTTTGGTGCAACGAATACCGTTAATACACTTCAGCAAATTTGTCGAAATCTGCATGCATGGCCGCTGCCTTCGAGTCCGAGTGTGCCAAGATCTTATGCTGCCTTTACTGAGGACGGACAACTGAAGGATGAAAAACTTCAGCAACGATTGGAAACACTGGGTCATCACCTGGTGAAGGAGCTACGCATCCGCGCTAATGCTGAACTTTAG